From the Laspinema palackyanum D2c genome, one window contains:
- a CDS encoding Uma2 family endonuclease, translated as MIAIKSDEPITPEEYLKRERHSPIKHEYLDGEVYAMAGTSKDHNIISGNLYIFLRNALKNSPCRTYFADLKVRINEGNRFFYPDLVVNCDPTDQQNVLYVDTPTVIIEVLSESTESFDRGKKFQCYRTIPSLQDYILVSSQEYVVEIFHRIEGDRWMLETYQGLSEIAKIASLDLNLPLSEIYATLDLTPVENPASLEEEKKPGF; from the coding sequence ATGATTGCTATAAAATCTGATGAACCTATCACTCCCGAAGAATACTTAAAACGCGAACGTCATAGCCCCATCAAACATGAATATCTTGATGGGGAAGTTTACGCAATGGCAGGCACAAGCAAAGACCATAATATTATCAGTGGTAATCTTTATATCTTCTTGCGAAACGCTCTTAAAAACTCTCCCTGTCGTACCTACTTTGCAGACCTCAAAGTAAGGATTAATGAAGGAAACCGCTTTTTCTACCCTGATTTAGTAGTCAATTGCGACCCCACTGATCAGCAAAATGTTCTCTATGTAGACACCCCGACAGTCATCATCGAAGTATTATCCGAATCCACGGAATCCTTTGACCGGGGTAAAAAGTTCCAATGTTATCGGACTATTCCCAGTTTACAAGATTATATCCTCGTCAGTTCTCAGGAGTATGTCGTAGAAATATTTCACCGAATAGAAGGCGATCGCTGGATGTTAGAAACCTATCAAGGATTATCTGAAATAGCAAAAATTGCCAGTCTTGACCTCAACCTCCCCCTCTCCGAAATCTACGCGACCCTAGACTTGACCCCGGTAGAAAATCCGGCCTCCTTAGAAGAGGAAAAAAAACCCGGTTTCTAG